From Molothrus ater isolate BHLD 08-10-18 breed brown headed cowbird chromosome 8, BPBGC_Mater_1.1, whole genome shotgun sequence, a single genomic window includes:
- the LOC118688200 gene encoding uncharacterized protein LOC118688200 → MPLASPDCSGKFSSCFPANFTEIRAFAGRSECRSTTIDDVNGFLKKLSKCMPEIIAKGEKASVNFLAWTLQETLDLLRPVQEQFCKQLPPCPRPVAPKNGGLVCVTIDNTQYCKPMCNKGYDFQFLRSSRLYEECGNATGFSWTTQLVGEKALAVCSPSEVAISGAKSAYFPSNSTCVHMVALPEAQAEQLNIFLRELAERGIDGSSRDPGADCVTCGY, encoded by the exons ATTTTACTGAAATCCGAGCTTTTGCCGGTCGAAGTGAATGCAGAAGTACAACCATAGATGATGTGAATGGGTTTCTCAAG AAACTTTCAAAATGCATGCCTGAAATCATTGCCAAGGGTGAAAAAGCTTCAGTCAATTTCCTGGCATGGACACTGCAAGAAACTCTTGATCTGCTGCGCCCTGTTCAGGAGCAAT TTTGCAAGCAGCTACCTCCGTGCCCACGCCCAGTGGCCCCAAAAAACGGGGGGCTGGTGTGTGTGACCATTGACAACACTCAGTACTGCAAACCCATGTGCAACAAG GGTTATGACTTCCAGttcctcaggagcagcaggctgtaTGAGGAGTGTGGCAATGCCACGGGGTTCTCCTGGACCACGCAGCTTGTTGGGGAAAAGGCACTGGCAGTCTGCAGCC cctctgaGGTGGCCATCAGTGGAGCTAAATCTGCCTATTTCCCCAGCAACAGCACCTGTGTGCACATGGTTGCCCTCCCCGaggctcaggcagagcagctgaacatCTTCCTGCGGGAGCTGGCCGAGCGCGGCATCGACGGCTCCAGCCGGGACCCGGGGGCTGACTGTGTCACCTGTGGCTACTGa
- the SFTPD gene encoding LOW QUALITY PROTEIN: pulmonary surfactant-associated protein D (The sequence of the model RefSeq protein was modified relative to this genomic sequence to represent the inferred CDS: inserted 1 base in 1 codon), whose protein sequence is MPWLSLLRVSSVSTEKPEKTIYSCPEVQCSAPXASVFPARDGPKGAKGEQYILQKIFVLVSGIPIAPFQERFPLIVTDDLQRQVTALETEAQVLEAELNRHKKESTVLHSNDIYTNHKLVCRNLPRVFLHQSLCNNCTLGSFKSAGMYQSKFFTSTSCGLQREIVSIGAAKGLVCIQSSAAHLVEEGQIMLSNSSYILIALAALSVTCHALSKCPGISGLPGIPGRNGLKGLPDSLASKFALANLKHRLFRLEAVLALNGKIRKVGEKILASNGKKADFASALQSCEEVGGTLAAPSNEEENKAIMDIVKHYNQYAYLGIRKGETSGQVKYLNGMPLSYSNWHQHEPNGKGKEKCVEMYTDGTWNDKKCNMYRLTICEF, encoded by the exons ATGCCTTGGCTTTCACTGCTAAGAGTAAGTTCAGTTAGcacagaaaaacctgaaaagacAATTTATTCCTGCCCAGAAGTTCAGTGCAGTGCTC CAGCCAGTGTCTTCCCAGCTAGAGATGGTCCCAAAGGTGCAAAGGGTGAACAG TATATTCtccaaaaaatatttgtgttagTGTCTGGTATTCCTATAGCACCATTTCAGGAAAGGT TCCCACTTATAGTAACTGATGACTTGCAGAGACAAGTAACTGCTTTGGAAACAGAAGCACAGGTTTTGGAGGCTGAATTAAATAGACACAAAAAAG agaGCACTGTGCTTCATTCAAATGACATCTATACAAACCACAAACTGGTTTGCAG GAACCTTCCAAGAGTATTTCTGCACCAAAGCCTCTGCAATAACTGCACCTTAGGTAGTTTCAAGTCAGCTGGGATGTATCAATCAAAG TTTTTTACATCTACCTCATGTGGGCTACAGAGAGAAATAGTTTCCATTGGTGCTGCAAAAGGACTAGTGTGcattcagagctctgctgcccatCTGGTAGAGGAAGGAC AAATCATGCTGTCTAACTCATCCTACATCCTCATAGCACTGGCTGCTTTGTCAGTGACTTGCCATGCATTGAGTAAATGCCCAGGAATTTCTGGGCTGCCTGGTATCCCTGGAAGGAATGGTCTCAAAG GTCTGCCTGATTCTCTGGCCAGCAAATTTGCTTTAGCAAATTTGAAGCACCGACTTTTCCGACTTGAGGCTG TGCTTGCTTTGAAtgggaaaataagaaaagtaGGAGAGAAAATACTTGCTAGCAATGGGAAGAAAGCTGACTTTGCATCTGCACTGCAATCCTGTGAAGAGGTTGGAGGAACTCTTGCAGCCCCCAGCAATGAGGAGGAGAATAAAGCTATTATGGACATTGTGAAGCATTATAACCAATATGCTTACCTGGGCATTAGAAAGGGGGAGACTTCAGGTCAGGTTAAGTATTTAAATGGCATGCCTCTGAGTTATAGCAACTGGCACCAGCATGAGCCCAATGgcaaagggaaagagaaatgtgtGGAGATGTACACTGATGGCACCTGGAATGACAAAAAATGCAATATGTACCGTCTCACAATCTGTGAATTTTAA
- the LOC118688199 gene encoding pulmonary surfactant-associated protein A-like encodes MSNAAGFNPAFVGTPPRTKALRHNQRVRFVICLCCYNCGILFSYETLVNITGKLLPFFPFTSLFGGRDKSADEQQRPDLTALAGNEHGDAIHQLEYRISRLEGVLRLNKFITESGGKIFATNGRRADFDGTVEKCKEAGGSIATPKSPGENDAILYFVKYFNSYAYLGIKQSLIPGRFQLLNGAQLSYTNWYPNEPSGKGEEKCVEMYTDGTWNDKKCNKNYLIVCQF; translated from the exons ATGAGCAATGCAGCAGGATTTAATCCAGCATTTGTGGGCACACCACCAAGGACAAAGGCCTTGAGGCACAATCAGAGGGTGAG ATTTGTCATCTGCCTTTGCTGCTACAATTGTGGGATTCTGTTTAGTTATGAGACTTTGGTCAATATCACTG GTAAACTTCTTCCATTCTTCCCTTTCACGTCTTTGTTTGGAGGTAGGGACAAGAGTGCAGATGAACAACAAAGACCAG ATCTCACAGCTCTGGCTGGTAATGAACATGGGGACGCCATCCATCAATTGGAATATCGGATTTCAAGACTTGAAGGAG TCCTTCGCTTGAACAAGTTTATAACAGagtcaggaggaaaaatctttgCTACCAATGGAAGAAGAGCTGATTTTGATGGTACAGTGGAAAAATGTAAAGAGGCTGGAGGCTCTATTGCCACTCCAAAGAGCCCTGGAGAGAATGATGCCATTCTGTactttgtgaaatattttaactcCTACGCCTACCTGGGGATAAAACAATCCCTTATTCCAGGAAGATTCCAGCTCCTGAACGGTGCTCAGCTGAGCTATACTAACTGGTATCCAAATGAACCTTCTGGCAAAGGGGAGGAGAAGTGTGTGGAGATGTACACTGATGGCACTTGGAATGACAAGAAGTGTAACAAGAATTACCTTATTGTCTGCCAGTTTtag